In one Drosophila albomicans strain 15112-1751.03 chromosome X, ASM965048v2, whole genome shotgun sequence genomic region, the following are encoded:
- the LOC117575941 gene encoding transcriptional adapter 3-B: protein MSTNLKNVKMNHFGGGGGAGFGISAGKLLTNNSNTNGSSSAAGSGGGAGSTTGAAGSSNNNSKQQQQQASAADNDVLAMLSGAIIPLIRSRDVAKQLPTLAAALQHPADDYLAAEDLDAVQLELELMLSNVALRARVLKAEYDSLDKDEKRQDRRKLDRLPPGSPPVNHGLLNGILAGGVAGVGGLAGAGNAGAAGNLGSGIGSPAHGAGNSSKRKLRDEPTGVRKKHSSMTILKQQQQLQGGVAKQLNKNSPMAVHTDDSMDYISLPTTLQQHPQQQHAQQQHAQQQHAHQQQQQLPKVSMPKNDMPNKFWLSIEPYCMPLTNEDLRLIDDLLEQYRGPLVPPVPTLGPHYATVWAQEDMKSLQPGGARQKTANAAGMLKKADGMLQESITGPLTQRLVSALMDESLPSEQAAIGEHSSNSSSNENTHSSSNFRSLALLKHGVGIEQRLKKELVDSGLLDANELAAAAAAHDDVDEVMMEIKRVTAEISTVAQFNSEELKRLRAAASEEIKRIELKRKLDTIDQEILECYKRMLQYRAKRKGHTSEEKQEILRLTNEQRSLAEQLERMQLLGAGGAGVDGKL from the coding sequence ATGAGTACAAATCTAAAGAATGTTAAAATGAACCACTttggtggtggcggtggcgcTGGCTTTGGCATCTCAGCTGGTAAACTGCtgacaaacaacagcaacactaatggcagcagcagcgccgcAGGCAGCGGTGGCGGAGCGGGCAGCACGACAGGAGCTgcaggcagcagcaataacaatagcaaacagcaacaacagcaagcgtCGGCAGCGGACAACGATGTGCTGGCGATGCTAAGTGGCGCCATAATACCGTTAATACGCAGTCGCGATGTTGCTAAACAGCTGCCCACATTGGCAGCAGCGCTGCAGCATCCCGCCGACGATTATTTAGCCGCCGAAGACTTGGACGCCGTGCAGCTGGAACTCGAGCTAATGCTCTCCAATGTGGCCTTACGTGCGCGTGTGCTCAAAGCCGAATACGACAGCCTGGACAAGGATGAGAAGCGTCAGGATCGTCGAAAGCTCGATCGGTTGCCGCCCGGCTCGCCGCCTGTTAATCACGGCCTGCTCAATGGCATTCTAGCTGGCGGTGTCGCTGGTGTTGGTGGCTTGGCTGGAGCGGGCAACGCTGGCGCTGCTGGCAATCTGGGCAGCGGAATTGGCAGTCCAGCGCATGGAGCGGGCAATTCCTCAAAACGCAAGTTGCGCGATGAACCAACTGGAGTGCGCAAGAAGCATTCGTCGATGACGAtactgaagcagcagcagcaactccaaGGCGGCGTTGCCAAGCAGCTGAACAAGAACAGTCCGATGGCTGTGCACACGGATGACAGCATGGATTACATTTCACTGCCCACCACGCTGCAGCAGCacccacagcaacagcacgcccagcagcaacacgcacaacagcaacatgcacaccagcaacagcaacaactgccgAAAGTAAGCATGCCCAAAAACGATATGCCGAACAAGTTTTGGCTATCGATTGAGCCATATTGCATGCCACTGACCAACGAGGATCTCCGTCTGATTGACGATCTGCTCGAGCAGTATCGCGGCCCCCTTGTGCCGCCGGTGCCCACGCTGGGACCGCACTATGCCACCGTTTGGGCGCAGGAGGACATGAAATCCTTGCAACCGGGCGGCGCACGTCAGAAGACAGCGAATGCGGCAGGCATGTTGAAGAAGGCCGATGGCATGCTGCAGGAGAGCATTACGGGACCGTTGACACAACGTTTGGTCTCAGCGCTGATGGATGAATCGCTGCCCAGCGAACAGGCGGCCATTGGcgagcacagcagcaacagcagcagcaatgagaACACGCACAGCTCGAGCAATTTCCGTTCGTTGGCGCTGCTCAAGCATGGCGTGGGCATTGAGCAGCGCCTGAAAAAGGAGCTCGTCGACAGCGGACTGTTGGATGCCAATGAGCtggccgctgccgctgctgcccaCGACGATGTGGACGAGGTGATGATGGAGATCAAACGGGTCACGGCGGAAATAAGCACAGTGGCGCAATTCAACAGCGAAGAGTTGAAGCGTTTGCGTGCCGCTGCCAGCGAGGAGATAAAACGCATTGAACTGAAGCGTAAGCTGGACACGATTGATCAAGAGATCCTCGAGTGCTACAAGCGGATGCTGCAGTACCGTGCGAAGCGCAAGGGACACACCAGCGAGGAGAAGCAGGAGATATTGCGGCTAACCAACGAGCAGCGTTCGCTTGCCGAGCAGCTGGAGCGCATGCAGCTCTTGGGCGCTGGAGGCGCCGGCGTCGATGGCAAATTGTAG
- the LOC117575951 gene encoding transcriptional protein SWT1, with product MERKLQADANDVKRTSDKASDDDKIQNIIVNNMHQRQSRRFQAPAQERLERLQLKLKSGRITKEKHVPKRPTRSASSSGSSNHMERNIGKSSSSLRNLLLSESLLCAVAASPSPSSSSSNSRRSLPTNPFAKSTESNRITESSGGIRSAWAKPKALIDASNRLHLNRPLISANCRLALLRSSLQDTQRNDNDNNNNNVLPNNAMTDDDEPMEIESMDIDPEPEEEQSAVVDDNDEKPKLDNAVADDVDKKASEELPKRMVDHMYYVLDTNILMENLSFVDDLSHLALGDSKGSMLFIPYVVIKELDRIKDRRSEDDASKRSAARKAIRYLNDKFDKSLRIQGQSAVEDAEHLIEVDGGDDSVVNCCVQLSAQVPKLTLLTNDANLRLKAKTSSIAVASSSDLLSRYHKDFGGLQS from the exons atgGAAAGAAAATTACAAGCTGACGCTAATGACGTGAAAAGAACATCAGATAAAGCCAGTGATGAtgataaaattcaaaatattatagtcAACAATATGCATCAACGTCAAT CACGTCGCTTCCAAGCACCAGCTCAGGAACGTCTCGAGCGTCTGCAGTTGAAGCTCAAAAGTGGTCGCATCACCAAGGAGAAACATGTCCCCAAAAGACCCACAAGAAGCGCCTCTAGCTCCGGATCCAGCAACCACATGGAACGCAATATTGGCAAGTCGAGTTCATCGTTGCGTAATTTACTGTTAAGCGAAAGCTTGCTATGCGCTGTTGCTGCATCACCTTccccaagcagcagcagctccaatTCCCGTCGCTCGTTGCCCACGAATCCATTTGCCAAGTCAACTGAGAGCAACAGAATCACCGAAAGCAGCGGCGGCATAAGAAGTGCATGGGCCAAGCCTAAAGCGCTGATTGATGCCAGCAATAGGCTGCACCTCAATCGTCCTCTGATAAGCG CCAACTGCCGTCTAGCTTTGCTACGATCATCGCTACAGGATACGCAACGCAACGATaacgacaataataataacaatgtgCTGCCAAATAACGCAATGACCGATGATGATGAACCCATGGAAATTGAATCCATGGATATAGACCCAGAGCCGGAGGAGGAGCAGTCAGCAGTCGtcgatgataatgatgag AAACCCAAACTGGATAATGCGGTTGCGGATGATGTGGACAAGAAAGCTAGTGAAGAGCTGCCCAAGCGAATGGTTGATCACATGTATTACGTGCTGGACACTAATATACTCATGGAGAATCTATCGTTTGTCGACGATCTCAGTCATTTGGCGTTGGGCGATAGCAAAGGCAGCATGCTCTTTATACCGTATGTTGTCATTAAGGAGCTGGACAGGATCAAGGATAGACGTAGCGAGGATGACGCAAGCAAGCGTTCGGCTGCCAGAAAAGCTATACGTTATCTCAACGATAAGTTTGACAAAAGCCTAAGAATTCAGG GTCAATCTGCGGTGGAGGATGCAGAGCACCTGATTGAGGTTGATGGTGGAGATGATAGCGTTGTGAATTGCTGCGTCCAGCTGAGCGCTCAAGTGCCCAAATTGACGCTGCTCACCAACGATGCCAATTTGCGACTCAAAGCAAAGACATCGTCCATCGCAGTTGCCTCGAGTTCAGATTTATTAAGTCGATATCACAAGGACTTTGGCGGCTTGCAGTCATAA
- the LOC117575953 gene encoding 3-hydroxyacyl-CoA dehydrogenase type-2 encodes MIKNVVSLVTGGASGLGRATAERLAKQGASVVLADLPSSKGNEVAKELGDKVVFVPVDVTSEQDVSAALQTAKDKFGRLDLTVNCAGTATAVKTFNFNKNVAHKLEDFQRVININTVGTFNVIRLSAGLMGANAPNQDGQRGVIVNTASVAAFDGQIGQAAYSASKAAVVGMTLPIARDLSTQGIRICTIAPGLFNTPMLAALPEKVRTFLAKSIPFPQRLGEPSEYAQLVQAIYENPLLNGEVIRLDGALRMMP; translated from the exons ATGATCAAA AACGTTGTCTCTCTTGTGACTGGCGGTGCCTCAGGCCTGGGCCGTGCCACAGCTGAGCGTCTGGCAAAGCAAGGAGCCAGCGTTGTGCTCGCCGATCTTCCCTCATCCAAGGGCAACGAAGTGGCCAAGGAACTGGGAGACAAAGTAGTCTTTGTGCCCGTCGACGTCACCTCTGAGCAGGATGTGAGTGCAGCGCTGCAGACGGCCAAGGATAAGTTTGGTCGCCTCGATTTGACGGTGAATTGTGCCGGCACAGCAACGGCTGTCAAGACATTTAACTTTAACAAGAATGTCGCCCATAAACTGGAGGATTTCCAGCGTGTGATCAACATTAATACCGTGGGCACATTCAATGTGATTCGCCTGTCCGCTGGTCTGATGGGCGCCAATGCCCCCAATCAGGATGGCCAACGTGGTGTTATCGTTAACACCGCCTCCGTTGCTGCTTTCGATGGACAGATTGGCCAAGCTGCCTACTCCGCCTCCAAGGCTGCTGTGGTGGGCATGACGCTGCCCATTGCTCGGGATCTGAGCACTCAGGGCATTCGCATTTGCACGATTGCGCCGGGTCTATTCAACACTCCCATGTTGGCTGCGTTGCCGGAGAAGGTGCGCACGTTCCTGGCCAAGTCGATACCGTTCCCGCAGCGTCTGGGCGAGCCCAGCGAGTATGCTCAGCTGGTGCAGGCCATCTACGAGAATCCGCTGCTCAATGGCGAAGTTATTCGCCTGGATGGCGCCTTGCGTATGATGCCCTAG
- the LOC117575919 gene encoding xenotropic and polytropic retrovirus receptor 1, protein MKFAEHLSAHITPEWRKQYINYEEMKAMLYLAVEEAPSVDSVEDEVLKRHFANFDENFFHYCDKELKKINTFYSEKLAEATRKFATLNAELKSSIEESERTAKKSKGQKRHAALPDRKARELKLAFSEFYLSLILLQNYQNLNHTGFRKILKKHDKLLRVDSGAKWRQEYVEASHFFINKDIDNIINETETTVTGELEGGDRQRAMKRLRVPPLGEQQSPWTTFKVGLFSGSFIVLGIVVVLSAIFHDISGENLKVAFRLYRGPLLIIEFIFLIGVNIYGWRSSGVNHVLIFELDPRNHLSEQHLMELAAIFGVVWTLSMLSFLYHTSLSIPPFINPLTLTLIMVLFLANPFHVLHHDARFWLMRITGRCLAAPFFHVGFADFWLGDQLNSLATAILDFEYLICFYFTNGNWSQATDASICMEKDFIVRPIVNCLPAWFRFAQCLRRYRDSREAFPHLVNAGKYSTTFMVVIFATLKNFNSPNYASTFDNPYTWLWIIASIVSSCYSYTWDIKMDWGLFDKNAGENTFLREEVVYSSTGFYYFAILEDLALRFIWALSFYLTEMKIVSGDIMTSITGILEVFRRFVWNFFRLENEHLNNCGKFRAVRDISIAPLDSSDQTLILRMMDETDGVINRYTKTNRPKPKKVKDPEKRSLLHTRGSLQDLSIDIDSSKKL, encoded by the exons ATGAAGTTCGCCGAGCATCTGTCGGCGCACATAACGCCCGAGTGGCGCAAGCAGTATATCAACTATGAG GAAATGAAAGCAATGCTCTATTTGGCCGTCGAGGAGGCGCCTTCGGTGGACAGCGTGGAGGATGAGGTGCTAAAGCGACACTTTGCCAACTTTGATGAGAATTTCTTTCACTATTGCGACAAAGAGCTGAAGAAGATCAATACGTTCTACTCTGAAAAGTTGGCAGAGGCAACGCGTAAATTTGCCACGCTCAATGCAGAGCTCAAGTCGAGCATTGAGGAATCGGAGAGGACGGCGAAAAAGTCCAAGGGGCAAAAGCGGCATGCAGCGTTGCCCGATCGCAAGGCACGCGAATTGAAATTGGCCTTCAGTGAGTTCTACTTGAGTCTGATTCTCTTGCAGAACTATCAGAATCTGAATCATACGGGTTTTCGCAAAATACTCAAGAAACACGATaag TTGCTGCGAGTGGACAGCGGTGCAAAGTGGCGGCAAGAATATGTGGAGGCATCGCATTTCTTTATCAACAAAGATATTGACAACATTATCAATGAGACCGAAACGACGGTAACCGGTGAGCTGGAGGGCGGCGATCGACAGCGGGCAATGAAAAGATTGCGTGTCCCTCCGCTGGGTGAACAGCAGAGCCCGTGGACAACATTCAAAGTGGGCCTCTTCTCGGGCAGCTTCATTGTGCTCGGCATCGTTGTGGTGCTCTCGGCGATATTCCATGATATAAGCGGCGAGAATCTAAAGGTCGCATTTCGTTTATATCGCGGCCCATTGCTGATCATTGAGTTCATCTTTTTGATTGGCGTCAACATCTACGGCTGGCGTTCGTCGGGCGTCAATCATGTGCTAATCTTTGAACTGGACCCGCGTAATCATCTCTCCGAACAGCATCTCATGGAGCTGGCGGCCATTTTCGGTGTCGTGTGGACGCTGAGCATGCTCAGCTTCCTCTACCACACCAGCCTTAGCATACCGCCGTTTATCAATCCGCTAACACTCACCCTGATTATGGTACTATTCCTGGCCAATCCGTTTCATGTGCTGCATCACGATGCACGTTTTTGGTTGATGCGCATCACCGGCCGTTGCTTGGCAGCGCCATTCTTTCATGTGGGCTTCGCGGATTTCTGGCTGGGCGATCAATTGAATTCGCTGGCCACCGCCATACTGGACTTTGAGTATCTCATCTGCTTCTATTTCACCAATGGCAATTGGTCACAGGCAACGGATGCATCGATCTGCATGGAAAAGGATTTCATAGTCCGACCCATTGTCAATTGTCTGCCAGCCTGGTTTCGTTTTGCGCAATGTCTGCGACGTTATCGTGACTCGCGTGAGGCTTTTCCCCATCTCGTCAACGCGGGCAAATATTCCACGACCTTTATGGTGGTCATCTTTGCCACACTCAAGAATTTCAACAGTC CCAATTATGCGAGCACTTTTGATAATCCCTATACTTGGTTGTGGATAATTGCATCGATTGTGTCGTCCTGCTACTCCTACACCTGGGACATCAAGATGGATTGGGGTCTCTTTGACAAGAATGCCGGCGAGAACACATTCCTACGCGAGGAGGTTGTCTACTCATCCACG GGCTTCTACTACTTTGCCATACTCGAAGATTTGGCATTGCGATTCATTTGGGCCTTGTCCTTCTATCTGACCGAAATGAAGATTGTCAGCGGCGACATTATGACATCCATCACTGGCATCCTGGAAGTCTTTCG TCGGTTCGTTTGGAACTTCTTTCGGCTGGAGAACGAGCATCTCAACAATTGCGGCAAGTTCCGTGCCGTGCGCGATATTTCTATAGCGCCGCTCGACTCGTCCGATCAGACACTAATACTGCGCATGATGGATGAAACGGATGGCGTAATTAATCGCTATACGAAAACGAATCGACCCAAGCCCAAGAAGGTCAAGGATCCCGAGAAGCGCAG
- the LOC117575961 gene encoding probable serine/threonine-protein kinase DDB_G0282963, producing the protein MESSIKLKESNSNSNSNNSNGNQNAIQLCCNGSTGSSSTTAVGICSSDSFSSMMPPTGAATGAAAATPRDHELVSANSIELNAAASLSDDSGVPLTTNSSISSGDSYRIGMCKFEIEMVESDGEVSQFDSLDNCSEGGMSAENFNTLKKGPLAPIDPPPEFQDSPQTTLVRSISKNIVNSLRRWTSSQSSFEHLKDDVTMVSAAAAAANSQELMLLLAKPSCQDNGGSSSNHNSNHNHNHMANSSTITATAAAAATTTAATMLPGGNSSSNHGGGSNAATTQLLCGAERTLKESYALNKHLYSSDSILNSHTDNIYDEPNNIISSSLGNSIDLLDEDEDDDEDEEEEEEEAEASEQSSCSPSLPSPPPPVSIIKIKQTLCPYYQDHTRYFKAIPTEQDSIASAKAAAAQQRFNSAGLSEIHDYDLYYGARSRQSQTQTQTQTQQQSQQQQQQQQQTDNNSSLQRRQLLYSPLGHTSHCHYHSHYNHHPHQHYGHHHHHHHQHHHGQRPNSRNSLNSRLSSSHNSLNVSSANKPDDSIFITQAMSHDALFTREISDFYNVPIDSDIYAFPVDMIEQQQQLLEKQQLLDKQKLEQQQQQQQLELNGVGSKQQPAYHKAASRRNKRNKRKQRYASGAATTTTAAETSDDCGGGGGGGGGGGGGGGNKHGKYRTPVMQSDTEPLHMTLDEVKQFYHTLYSDAGKSSWCSGAASGGGGGGGGGGGGATTTKATKGMGVKSSNETIWSVSTSATSTTNTTTTTARTRSSIGTTRTSGAGGGGGANSGESSAKYLSKQNKQHNIDNDKLNNNNNNNINNINNSSSSNNYAQQQQQQQQTPAAALPTSSDKLLAPSEQQTNNKHVLHTEKKSQFSLNLKQKFCSIFRFRRSNNHNRCNRSNASSATTAAANVTAAAASAAASAAASSSTSSSTPASCAANVTDADAEQRNETNADLRKKFQSRALPPLPKKAYAIDAAETETEDPKKSNVAQEPRALQFTSSIEKVKDYGWYWGPLSSEAAEKVLSNEPDGSFIVRDSSDDHYIFSLSFKLNNCVRHVRIEQDQGTFSFGSYAKFKSQTITEFIEKAVEHSRSGRYLFFLHRRPEHGPMRVQLTNPVSRFKHVQSLQHMCRFVILKAVIRKDLIQTLPLPRRLLDYLNYKHCYSEQVESDSSHSQISGDGSM; encoded by the exons ATGGAATCGTCCATTAAGCTTAAGGagagcaacagtaacagcaacagcaacaactcgaATGGGAATCAAAATGCGATCCAACTCTGCTGCAATGGTTCAACGGGTTCAAGCAGTACAACTGCAGTTGGCATTTGCAGCAGCGATAGCTTTAGCAGCATGATGCCACCAACGGGGGCAGCAACgggagctgcagctgcaacgccACGTGACCACGAACTCGTCAGCGCCAACAGCATCGAACTGAATGCGGCGGCATCGCTGAGCGATGACAGCGGCGTCCCTTTGACCACCAACAGTTCCATTTCCAGCGGCGACTCCTATCGCATTGGCATGTGCAAGTTTGAAATCGAG ATGGTGGAAAGCGATGGCGAGGTGTCACAATTTGATTCACTGGACAATTGCTCGGAGGGCGGCATGAGTGCCGAGAACTTTAACACACTGAAAAAGGGTCCCTTGGCACCCATTGATCCGCCGCCCGAATTCCAGGATTCGCCACAGACCACGCTGGTGCGTTCCATCTCGAAGAACATTGTGAATAGCCTGCGCCGTTGGACATCGTCGCAATCATCGTTCGAGCATCTGAAGGATGATGTGACCATGGtcagtgctgctgctgcggcggccaACAGCCAGgagctgatgctgttgctggccaAACCCAGCTGTCAAGACAACGgcggcagcagtagcaaccacaacagcaaccataACCACAACCAcatggccaacagcagcacaatcacagcgacagcagcagcagcagcaacaacaacagcagcaacaatgttgccaggtggcaacagcagcagcaaccacggcggcggcagcaatgCGGCAACCACACAATTGCTGTGCGGCGCTGAGCGTACGCTTAAGGAATCGTATGCCCTCAATAAGCATCTGTACTCAAGTGATTCGATACTCAATAGCCATACGGATAACATTTACGATGAGCCCAATAATATCATAAGCAGCTCGCTGGGCAACAGCATTGATCTGCTCGACGAGGACGAAGACGATgacgaggatgaggaggaagaggaggaggaggccgAGGCCTCGGAGCAGAGCAGTTGTTCGCCATCGTTGCCATCACCGCCGCCGCCCGTTTCGATCATTAAGATTAAGCAGACGCTGTGTCCCTACTATCAGGATCACACGCGCTACTTTAAGGCCATACCCACGGAGCAGGATAGCATTGCCAGTGCGAAGGCGGCGGCTGCACAGCAGCGATTCAACAGCGCTGGTCTCTCGGAGATTCACGACTACGATCTGTACTACGGAGCGCGCAGTCGGCAATCCCAGACTCAAACGCAGACGCAGACtcagcagcagtcgcagcagcagcagcagcagcaacaacaaacggataacaacagcagcttgCAGCGGAGACAGCTGCTTTACAGTCCGCTGGGTCACACGAGCCACTGTCACTATCATTCGCACTACAATCACCATCCGCATCAGCACTATGGCCACCaccatcatcaccatcatcagcatcatcatggCCAGCGTCCCAATTCGCGCAACTCGCTCAACAGTCGCCTGAGCAGTTCGCACAATTCGCTGAACGTGTCGTCGGCCAATAAGCCGGATGATTCGATCTTCATAACGCAAGCGATGTCGCACGATGCGCTCTTCACGCGTGAGATATCCGATTTCTATAATGTGCCCATCGATTCGGATATCTATGCCTTTCCCGTCGACATgattgagcagcagcagcagctgctcgagAAGCAGCAGTTGCTCGACAAGCAGAAGctcgaacagcagcagcagcagcagcagctggagttGAATGGAGTTGGAAGCAAACAGCAGCCGGCTTACCACAAGGCAGCGAGTAGACGCAACAAGCGCAATAAGCGCAAGCAACGCTATGCTTCGGGTGCGGCGACCACGACGACGGCGGCCGAGACGAGCGACGATTGCGGTGGAGGTggcggtggaggaggaggaggcggcggtggcggtggcaacaaGCATGGCAAATATCGTACGCCTGTGATGCAGAGTGACACGGAACCGCTGCACATGACGCTGGACGAGGTGAAGCAGTTCTATCACACACTCTACTCGGATGCTGGCAAATCCTCTTGGTGCAGTGGTGCTGCaagtggcggtggcggcggaggaggaggaggaggtggaggagcgacaacaacaaaggcaacaaagGGGATGGGCGTCAAGTCGAGCAACGAGACGATCTGGAGCGTGTCGACGAGTGCGacaagcacaacaaacacGACTACAACGACGGCACGCACGCGCAGCAGCATCGGCACCACACGAACCAGCGGAGCAGGTGGCGGTGGTGGGGCAAATAGTGGCGAGAGCAGCGCCAAGTATCTGAGCAAGCAGAACAAACAGCACAACATTGACAATGATAAgctcaacaataacaacaacaacaacatcaataacatcaacaacagcagcagcagcaacaattatgcccaacaacagcagcaacaacaacagacgcCTGCAGCCGCATTGCCCACCTCATCGGACAAGCTGCTTGCCCCAAGCGAGCAGCAGACGAACAACAAGCACGTGCTGCACACGGAGAAGAAATCGCAGTTCTCGCTGAATCTCAAGCAAAAGTTCTGCAGCATTTTTCGCTTTCGCCGCAGCAACAATCACAATCGTTGCAATCGCAGCAATGCGAGCAGTGCgacaactgcagcagccaatgtgacagcagctgccgcgtcagcagcagcatcggcaGCTGCCtcatcgtcgacgtcgtcgtcaacGCCCGCCAGTTGTGCGGCAAATGTCACAGATGCCGATGCAGAGCAGCGCAACGAAACGAATGCCGATCTGCGCAAAAAGTTTCAATCGCGCGCCTTGCCGCCATTGCCAAAAAAGG CTTATGCCATTGATGCCGCCGAAACGGAGACTGAGGATCCAAAGAAAAGCAACGTTGCCCAAGAGCCGCGTGCGCTGCAGTTTACCTCCAGTATTGAGAAGGTCAAGGAC TATGGCTGGTACTGGGGTCCACTGTCCAGTGAGGCGGCCGAGAAGGTCCTCTCCAATGAGCCGGATGGATCGTTCATAGTGCGCGACAGCTCCGATGATCATTACATATTCTCGTTGAGCTTCAAGCTAAACAACTGCGTGCGCCATGTGCGCATCGAACAGGACCAGG GCACATTCTCGTTTGGTTCGTATGCCAAGTTCAAATCCCAAACTATAACCGAGTTCATTGAGAAGGCCGTCGAGCATTCGCGTAGCGGCAG ATATTTATTCTTTCTGCATCGTCGGCCGGAGCATGGACCAATGCGTGTGCAATTAACCAATCCCGTATCTAGATTTAAGCATGTACAAAGCTTGCAGCATATGTGCAG ATTTGTTATACTAAAGGCGGTTATACGAAAAGATCTAATACAGACATTGCCATTACCCAGAAGACTTCTAGACTATCTTAACTATAAGCATTGCTACTCCGAGCAGGTGGAGAGCGATAGTTCTCACTCGCAG ATTTCTGGCGATGGATCCATGTAA